The DNA segment TAAATCACAGTACCTTGCATATTCTAATTCAAACCATTctataatttaacatttattaacagatcacaaaatttacaataaacaaGACAATATACCCATTTTCACATCAATTTCTGGTTTATACCAACCTTTAGAGAGCCTTCAaattatttacatgaaactGGTTTACTCTGCTATTGACAGTAATTTCACGATcttgtttgttgaataaatttgTCTTCAAAGTTCCAAGAGCATTTGTTTGCCTAAggtttttaatatgaatattcaAATCAGGGCAGTCCTGCTTCAATTACCCAACCTTTTTTAGCCATAACCTGAATGGAGAGTAAATAAATCTTTTCTCTGCACACTGACCTTTCTCTTGATGAGGTGGCTTATGTCGCTGGCAGCCTTTTCTTCCTTGGATGGCTCAGCTGGAGTGTCAATAGGAGCAGAACTGCTGGAACTGCCGGAACTAGAGGTCAGTCCTCCCTGGAAGTACAAGACAAggacattttaaacaatggtgCAGCGTTTTATATAACTAAATACtgttttttaatatactaaCCTAGTATATGGTTTGTGTAGCTGGAGCTTTAGCAAGGCCTTAACTGGCAAAATAGCTGTGCAACCACAACTTCAAGTTCCAATAGTCAGTTGACTTCTTCGTTATCAATGCAAGTTTATGCAACAGGTTTTGGGTTCACATGGCAATTCTTAGTAATGGTAAATATAGCACACACATGATTAACCATTAATTATGACAAAACCCATCAATTTAACAGATCAGATAGAAATGAAAGTATGTTAACATATTTGAAGGACATAAGATTTagataaaaagtatataatatctataaacattatatattttacaacgactgtgaaAAAGGTTATACTAAGcacaagagtgtggtcttgtattgtGGGGAACCCAGAGTACCTGGTGAAAACCTTTCGTCCGGATTGGTGACCTTTAACCAAataaaactagagctatcactgaaggggATTAATACCCCCCACGCcacctctcattatgatttatcattgtatgaagttttatgaaattccatctaaTAGTTTCGAAGTTACTGtacggacaaaagtttgacaaaaaaaaaccacagaaaaaggcaataactctgtaatttgctaaattattgtaatgattcatgtacactgaactccttttcattgtgctgtaccattgtacaaagttttattacattctatccagtagttttcaagttatgctcccgacaagaaaaaagtgacaaagggcaattactctgtaattggctgaaatagaattgcggttcccacacactgcacttcctctcattatgatctatcactgtatgaagttttattaaattccatccaatagttatcaagttatgctccggacaagaaaaagtaacaaagggcagtaactctgtaattggctgaaatagaattgcagttcctgtacactgcactccctctcattatgatctatcacggtatgaagttttattaaattccatccaatagttttcaagttatgctctggacaagaaaaaagtaacaaaggacaGTATCTCTGTAACtggctgaaatagagttattgttcttgtgcactgcacttcctctcactgtgctttaccattgtattaagttttaataaattccatctggtagtttgcaagttaatgtctggaaaaatattttacaaataaagggcaataactcagtaattagctaaagtagagttatggttcttgaacactgcacttcctctcattgtgggTTACCATTgtattccatccagtacttttccagtaagttatactccggacaaacaaaagtaaaaaagggcaataactcagtaataagcaagaatagagttatggttattgtacaccgcacttcctctcattatgctctatcattgtttgaagtttaatccaattccatccagtagttttcaagttatgctccggacaaggtaaattgcaacggaccgaccgacaaaccgaccgactccaatatacccccttcaaacttcgtttgtcgggggtataataaCTCTTTTAAGCAACCTACCAGAGCCTCCTTAGCAAGGTTTTTCAGATCTTCCATATTTTTCTTCTCATCTTCCACATCTTCAATTTTTGCCTTAATGTCAGGAAGTATCTCCTCGAGCTCACCGATTTCTTTCTTTGCTTTGTACACTGGATGGTCAAAGTCAGAGGTTTCTTTTTCTTCAGGTTTAGCAGCATCCACCACTTTGGTTAGGTTGGCTATGCGGTCTTCCATTACTTTGATGGCATGCTGGTAGCTCTCTGTGGATTCTTTGAAGTTCTTGTTGAAACAATAGGCAAGACCAAGTTGGTAATAGCTTAATAACAGTTAAGTTAATAAtggaattatttgaatatttttttgaaagagAAGAGTATTTTTTGGCTATCCTCCATTCTTAGGGCAATATTCTAGTCAACATCAGCTGCTCAAAAACTTACTGAAAGGCAAGGGGTGcctatataattaaatcatttttttcagccAAGTGActtgtttgcttttttttttttggcaaaataatgTCATGGCAGCACAGATCTCTCCTGTCCGTTATATGATCTACGGGACATTTTGATGAAACAAGCCCACCACAACAGCTGTTGCCTACAATAACAAATGTCGAAGCATACATGAAGGTTTTTGTTGATTAAAACTGTTGTTCTGGAGCTAGCTATACGTAATGGTGCAAATGTCTCTGGTAAcgtgtgtaccaagttccatgGAATTGTCTTCAGTTATGGCAAACACTTGAGACAAaaacaaggctatgacaataactcaACTTTTCCTTCTGAATTCAACCTCAACTGGACTAAATACTATAAAGGATACGTTTCTGCAATCAACCTGTTATCTGAGTCAAGGATTTCTTTCTGTATGTCCAGGCATTTGTTGAGATCTTTGATGGCTTCCTCATATTGctctaaaacaaaaaaaaacattttgcagtTTCTATATTGGGAAGCGCAATTGCATACATTTTGGCAACATGTGCCTGAATATCCCGCATAGGAATCCAACAACCTGCGGTCAAATTTCCATTctgcatacattttttttttacatgaacacTTAAAAGAAGAAAGCAAGTGTGGCAATGGgaagataattaaatatttaatacattgattttaTGTTGGCAATAACTTTGTAATATCATCcagttcttttaaataatttgcagATATTCATTTGAACCTCAGAAAAATAAAGCAACTTTTACATGTGTTAACAATACAGCccttatttaaacattgttgttttatcatggtttaatacatgcattttattcacatttcgcatgaaattaatttttgatACCCGTCTATAAAATGTGAACCAGTACCTTTAAAGGTGTTTAgatatataggggatattatgaaaggacgcttttctggtgacctgtatcacgtcgagtttgGGGTGTAAACATGCATCCGTCGAAACCGCAGGTCGCGACAGATACGTTTACTCATGGTACTTATTTTACAAGTATACACTAATTGTCATTTCCTGTAGACATGACGTGGCCATTCTTCACAAAGTAAATATTCAGgggattttttgacgatcataataagcagaattgagggaagtttGTGAGTTAATCGCTATTTCTATCAGTGACGCAAATTCGCCTTATTCACAAATGCAAATAGCTATGATCTGGATATTTACTGAGTGtgtattttaaacttattgTGGTTTAACGCTGGcatttttctttcctttttttttttccGTACTCTCGACATATTATGTATCCATTGCAACTGACCTACCCTTACCCAAGGCAAGCGTTAATAGTGGTAAAACGTCGTTATTATAATCCTTTATAACTTCAACGTCATTGCTGTTTCTGTTTCAATTTCGTTGAGTAAGATCACTGTTTCAAAAGCGAAGTCTGCATGACGTCAACAGATGACGTCGAGTTACGGAGTGCTGTGAAAATGTGCATAGGCCTTCAGATCTCGCCAGCAGGAACCCTAAAGCTGATGAAAAGGTCGACAACGCTTCCACTGTTCGGCAAAACGTTCGTATATAAGTGGCATGAGCGTTTCCGCAATGGAAGTTGTCTATAAAAGACAACACGAGGGCCGGCCAACTAGCGCAAGtgaatttgaaaattgattggGTGAAAGACCATATCTACAAAGACAGGCGGGCAACAGTGTGAAGTTTTGGAGATGATCTGGATATCGAGATCGACTTTTACCGGATTCTGACTGAAGAACTGGGAATGTCCAAATTACTGACCGAACATGATGTGTGGCATGTTCGAAGGCTTTCTGCAACGTTACTCGGAAGAGGGAGATACCTTTCTCGATCGTATATCAACTGACAAGACTAGGTTGTATTACTATGACCCCGATACAAAAGTACAATCATCGGTTTGGAAAACACCTCGCACACCACCTTCAAAGAAAGCGTGTGTACAAAAGAGCCTAGGCAAGGagatgtttatcttttttatggACAGGCAAGGAATGATCCTGCAACATCGGGTCCCAGACGGCAGAACAGTCAATGCAGATTATTACTCAAAAGGTATTTGTTATTGGTTATACTAGTATGCATACTTGAAATATTGATAAGATTGTGAGTTATGTGGAAAATTCAGTGTTTAATTATGGTCAATAATTTggatattaataattaaaaaaattaaaaatctgATCGTTTAACCATTTGATATTCTTTTTAAGGTTCTACGGAGAGATCTTATTCAAGCATTCCGAAAGAAGCGGCCGAATGCAGACCTGGACCGCTTAGTTCTTCATCAAGACAATGCACCGGCTCATAGGGTAGCATCAACGCAACTGGAGATTGGTTCCCTCGGATTTGAGTTGTTAGAGCATCCGCCTTACAGTTCTGACCTGGCCCCCATGGACTTTCGTACATTTCCGGACATCAAAGGCCAGTTATGAGGTAACAAGGAACTTGTTGGTGACGTCAGCTGATGTCCACGACGTCGTTTGTGCTCCGGGTGTTGCCTGATGGGTAGTTTCTGTACATCCGATAATGGATTCATGTTTATTGTAAgctgttgatatatttacattgatGTTTcgaattattaaatattgtcaTGCTGATTTTTCTGTTCATAATAACCAGTATTGTAGAAGTTATTATACCATTCCGCCAACTTCTGGGACAACCCTCGAAAACATGGATTATGCAACAATTTATGAGCTTCGAAATGGAAAACTACTAGTTCACTTAAGTAGCTGTCTAGATATATTGAAAGTGTTCTCTGCTTAGTGTTTATCCTCATTGTTttttgaagaacatgagaaccatgttcctgaatatttacatgcttctggagcgcgagtaaagttagataatttaatgtatttaaaagttgacaggttttaccaatttttttttgtcacacTATTTTAAGCAACACGAAAGTATTTTCGAGAtaacacacggtactcgcatgatacggaatcagaaaacgacactaTAGCGATAcagatttttcaatacggcgtgctgtattttcactgttggatatggaaaaggaatttgataggcatataataaatttgaatattggACAATGGTGTCTGTTTTAATtccccattttttttaatcaattgcTATATATTGAAGTTTGCACAATCTATAGACTTCATTCCAACCAACCTGTTTCTAGGCTGACTTCTCCAAGTTTTAAGTGGGATTCAGCTGACCTTAGTTTCGCTTCCTTGGATTCGTCCctgttaacaaaaacaaattccaGTGGAGGTGAGACAGGTATGTGATGATACTAGagtgtgaaaatatatttgctgTAGTTGTATCAGAATACAttctttgaaagaaaatgttgaacACATTACTCGAAATGTCAGCATCCATGATTAAAGCAACTACTTGTATTTATAAGCATACTTTGCGTAGATGAGTTTTGCTAGTTCCAGCATCTCCCAGGCCAACTGCAGATTTGAAACGTCTTCTGGGTTCtcctaaaataattgaaaacaaaagctgtcacagtatgtaacgaatgcccccgaatgtgacattgacctacgaacaaggtcagtacatgaaaagttgatcttgcctttacgtgtcaaatacatatggcaagttattttaaattgcctctgaacataaaaaaataccacccatacttgacaacctacactgttatgtccttatattcagaattccgttgtgaataaacacttagtgtatctttcaccttagaggtagggaaatgggtcttgcacacgacacgttgtcttcgtatgtggaacacatgtagcaagttattttaaaatctgtccatacaagagaaagttacagcccggacacgacaacctatactctatgtccttatatgcagcattccattgtgaataaacactaagtgtgaccttgacctttaaggtagggacacgggtcttgcacgcgacacatcgtcttggtatgtgaaacacatgtggcaagttattttaaaatctgtccatacaagagaaaattacagcccggacacgacaacctatactctatgtccttatatgcagcactccattgtcaataaacactaagtgtgaccttcacctttgaggtagggacacgggtcttgcacgcgacacgtcgtcttggtatgtggagcacatgtggcaagttattttaaaatctgtccatacaagagaaagttacagcccgacacgacaacctatactct comes from the Mya arenaria isolate MELC-2E11 chromosome 13, ASM2691426v1 genome and includes:
- the LOC128214220 gene encoding protein HGV2-like isoform X3; the encoded protein is MSSEGTSTSSDSDRMAATESAVNILAQGKRNMVCGEIPTAVNQFQEACSILSKAYGETAKECADAYFCYGQALLDLARMENGVLGNALQGVPDTDDETTEQKDGQFEKEEIKESEENSAEEGEDGEGTEEEEGEGTEEEEGEGMEEEGEGMKEEGAEPAEDAGETTSQNGSQDGENPEDVSNLQLAWEMLELAKLIYAKDESKEAKLRSAESHLKLGEVSLETEQYEEAIKDLNKCLDIQKEILDSDNRLIAETYYQLGLAYCFNKNFKESTESYQHAIKVMEDRIANLTKVVDAAKPEEKETSDFDHPVYKAKKEIGELEEILPDIKAKIEDVEDEKKNMEDLKNLAKEALGGLTSSSGSSSSSAPIDTPAEPSKEEKAASDISHLIKRKRKSEEGDEEATKKAKSEEGAGDAPKVNGHDKKAEEPMETKS